The Nocardia arthritidis genome has a window encoding:
- a CDS encoding FAD-dependent oxidoreductase: MVTVIGGGIAGTTLAGALARNGHPVTVYERQSRTGTGAFVTLDQVAQDTLLELGIASARLDEAAHPISGVHYHYLPESRQIAPNRGHRLFTRPDLMRLLTEFADTAGISIHHGYTVTEIDSATGTIYSDGRALGTDELVIAADGIDSLVRAHIEPDRVPVFAGQTVMYGISDHPVPLPTEPGVLHFDGVLADTPMPRSTFGHLWNDTGVFWFARLTQDPIPQQDIGFHPTAELSSTVLATAPSAADLIEIILANTSTVHISNTRNVPFADARPPQLPVILCGDADHAITPAAARGAREAIEDAAALTHAILTDRDPAEAMSTRRAQITTDRDQLTRTFRTRR, encoded by the coding sequence ATGGTCACCGTCATCGGCGGCGGAATCGCGGGCACCACTCTCGCGGGCGCGCTCGCCCGCAACGGTCACCCGGTCACCGTGTACGAACGCCAAAGCCGAACGGGTACAGGCGCTTTCGTCACCCTCGACCAGGTCGCACAGGACACGCTACTCGAACTCGGCATCGCCTCCGCACGACTCGACGAAGCGGCGCACCCGATCTCAGGCGTGCACTATCACTATTTACCCGAATCCCGGCAGATCGCGCCCAATCGCGGCCACCGCCTGTTCACCCGGCCCGACCTGATGCGGCTGCTCACCGAATTCGCCGATACCGCAGGGATTTCCATTCATCATGGATATACCGTCACCGAAATAGACAGTGCCACAGGCACTATTTACAGCGATGGCCGAGCTCTCGGCACCGACGAACTGGTAATCGCCGCGGACGGAATCGATTCCCTCGTCCGCGCCCACATCGAACCCGATCGCGTACCCGTATTCGCGGGCCAGACCGTCATGTACGGGATCAGCGACCATCCGGTCCCCCTGCCCACCGAGCCCGGCGTGCTGCACTTCGACGGCGTCCTCGCCGATACGCCCATGCCGCGCAGCACATTCGGCCACCTGTGGAACGACACCGGCGTCTTCTGGTTCGCCCGCCTGACCCAGGATCCGATTCCGCAGCAGGACATCGGCTTCCACCCGACGGCCGAATTGTCGAGCACCGTACTGGCCACCGCACCATCCGCCGCCGACCTCATCGAAATCATCCTGGCGAACACCTCGACCGTCCACATCTCCAACACCCGCAACGTCCCCTTCGCCGACGCCCGACCCCCGCAACTCCCCGTAATCCTCTGCGGCGACGCCGATCACGCGATAACTCCCGCCGCGGCGAGAGGCGCCCGCGAGGCCATCGAAGACGCCGCCGCCCTGACCCACGCCATCCTCACCGACCGCGACCCCGCCGAAGCCATGTCCACCCGCCGCGCCCAAATCACCACCGACCGCGACCAACTCACCCGCACCTTCCGCACCCGCCGCTGA
- a CDS encoding flavodoxin family protein: MKALIVCVSVSHGNTRKIADVMGQVLQARVVEPEQVDIAELADYDLIGFGSGIFFQAFHPRLRQFVRSLPEAERGRAFVFSTSGFPPVFRPFVRLVERKGFEVADTFSCRALDTMPPFKLVGGVNKDRPNAEDLAAAHAFAEGLRSRAETATRAR, encoded by the coding sequence ATGAAGGCATTGATCGTGTGCGTCTCCGTGTCGCACGGCAACACACGGAAGATCGCCGACGTTATGGGGCAGGTGCTGCAGGCCCGCGTCGTCGAACCCGAGCAGGTCGATATCGCCGAACTCGCCGACTACGACCTCATCGGATTCGGTTCCGGCATCTTCTTCCAGGCATTCCATCCGCGGCTGCGCCAGTTCGTCCGTTCGCTTCCCGAGGCCGAGCGCGGCCGGGCGTTCGTCTTCAGCACCAGCGGGTTCCCGCCGGTGTTCCGTCCATTCGTGCGCCTGGTCGAGCGGAAGGGCTTCGAGGTGGCCGACACGTTCTCCTGCCGCGCACTCGACACCATGCCGCCGTTCAAACTCGTCGGCGGCGTCAACAAGGACCGGCCGAACGCCGAGGACCTGGCGGCCGCGCACGCATTCGCCGAGGGGTTGCGCTCCCGAGCCGAAACCGCGACCCGGGCGCGCTGA
- a CDS encoding cellulase family glycosylhydrolase: MKISRRMFIVPVLVVLSLCSSFIAGAEAAPASIGALHVEGNALIDEFGRTVLLHGVNNVHKEAPFVRLGDGFTVGEKDAELLARHGFNTVRLGVGFEALMPTRGVVDGEFLDRVAAVVDMLAAHGIYTLLDDHQDGLSKIWGGNGFPEWAIEARPDPWEPNPGFPLYYLMPSMNSGWDEVWNNTHGVLDYLGTALGALAAKMNGHPGVLGIELMNEPWPGSAFTACFPDGCPDFDAKYQAAMQRLTDAARTSNATIPLFWEPNVTWNETMPTNLGKNPPITAPNIVFAPHDYCIPSQLAIYLGLPEELRGLCSVQQDKTWSNIDSFTQRTGIPTLVTEFGDGDVTVLHNTLTHADEHFIGWQYWHYQSIFGPGGDKPDPFSGDLGAQLIRTYPQATAGTPHQMSYDPSNGTFTYTYAPRPSTKPTEIYISDLAYPNGYEIRADHGTVTSPPGARTATIEASGPDPVTVHINRPGSSTP; the protein is encoded by the coding sequence GTGAAGATATCGCGGCGAATGTTCATCGTGCCGGTATTGGTGGTGCTGTCGCTCTGCTCGAGCTTCATCGCCGGTGCCGAGGCCGCACCGGCTTCGATCGGTGCGCTGCATGTCGAGGGGAATGCGCTGATCGATGAATTCGGGCGAACGGTGCTGTTGCACGGCGTGAACAACGTGCACAAGGAGGCGCCGTTCGTGCGGCTCGGCGACGGATTCACCGTCGGCGAAAAGGATGCGGAGTTGTTGGCGCGGCACGGTTTCAACACCGTGCGGCTCGGCGTCGGCTTCGAGGCGTTGATGCCGACGCGCGGCGTTGTCGACGGCGAATTCCTGGACCGGGTCGCGGCGGTGGTCGATATGCTGGCCGCGCACGGCATCTACACCCTGCTCGACGATCATCAGGACGGTTTGTCGAAGATCTGGGGCGGCAACGGATTTCCGGAATGGGCGATCGAGGCGCGCCCGGATCCGTGGGAGCCGAATCCCGGATTCCCGCTGTATTACCTGATGCCGAGCATGAACAGCGGCTGGGACGAGGTGTGGAACAACACGCACGGGGTGTTGGATTATCTCGGCACCGCGCTGGGCGCTCTGGCCGCCAAGATGAACGGCCACCCAGGGGTGCTCGGCATCGAGCTGATGAACGAGCCGTGGCCCGGTTCGGCATTCACGGCATGCTTTCCCGACGGCTGCCCGGATTTCGACGCCAAATATCAGGCGGCGATGCAGCGGCTCACCGATGCGGCACGCACATCCAACGCGACGATCCCGCTGTTCTGGGAGCCGAATGTGACCTGGAACGAGACGATGCCCACCAACCTCGGCAAGAATCCGCCCATCACCGCGCCGAATATCGTCTTCGCACCGCACGACTACTGCATCCCGAGTCAGCTCGCCATCTATCTCGGGCTACCCGAGGAGTTGCGCGGGCTGTGCTCGGTCCAGCAAGACAAAACCTGGTCGAATATCGACTCCTTCACCCAGCGCACCGGAATCCCAACGCTGGTCACCGAATTCGGCGACGGTGACGTAACCGTCCTGCACAACACGCTCACCCACGCCGACGAACACTTCATCGGCTGGCAGTACTGGCACTATCAGTCGATCTTCGGCCCCGGCGGCGATAAACCAGACCCGTTCTCCGGCGACCTCGGCGCCCAGCTGATTCGCACGTACCCACAGGCGACCGCAGGCACCCCGCATCAAATGTCCTACGACCCGTCCAACGGAACCTTCACGTACACCTACGCCCCGCGCCCATCCACCAAACCAACCGAAATCTACATCTCCGACCTGGCTTACCCGAACGGATACGAAATAAGGGCCGACCACGGAACCGTCACATCCCCGCCAGGTGCGCGCACAGCCACAATCGAGGCCAGCGGTCCCGACCCCGTAACCGTCCACATCAACCGCCCCGGTTCATCCACTCCGTAA
- a CDS encoding beta-galactosidase: protein MNRRRFLGISALSPLAAMAVTGTIPARAAGHSFGFAADGSAFLLDGKPFQIRSGEMHPARIPVEYWRHRIRMAKAMGMNTIALYIMWNYLEEQEGVFDFTTDRRDFEGFIKLCQQEDMWVLLRPGPYVCGEWDLGGIPSYLLRNADIKLRVKSADDPHYLAAVRRYFDQLIPRVRPLMIGNGGPILMIQIENEYGSYGNDPGYPAEIRQLWVDGGIDGPFYTEDGLDQVRSNHSNVSGGAIALSGGNASAIAEARKAFPAVPAMAGEVYPGWLTHWGDATFQGADSDISADLKAFMEQGLSFNIYVIHGGTSFGFFAGANADNSSGNYQPDITSYDYCAPITEQGVATDRYRTYRNIIGSHLTTPLPDIPEPIPTLPAETFTPEPYASVWDNLPAALPADQTDDPRPFEMYGQNFGFALYRKPLTGYTGATLDIRWVHDYATVFLNGRYAGGFSRARIPDELSIGLNVTNNNEPLTLRDPGSTGSEPVLDILVEGMGRTNFGHAMVDRKGILETVSLRNAGPLTGWQVFLLPMDEPYIAGLTPTVSDPGRPGLFFAATVTLTTVADTYLDMSGWTKGFVYVNDRNLGRYWTIGPQRRLFCPGPWLREGENRIIVFDLHQTEAKPITFAPTLS from the coding sequence GTGAATAGACGCCGTTTTCTTGGGATCAGCGCGCTGAGCCCGCTCGCCGCCATGGCCGTCACCGGAACCATCCCCGCGCGGGCGGCGGGACACTCGTTCGGGTTCGCGGCGGATGGGAGCGCATTCCTGCTGGACGGCAAGCCCTTTCAGATACGCAGCGGCGAAATGCATCCGGCCCGCATTCCGGTGGAGTACTGGCGGCATCGAATTCGGATGGCCAAGGCCATGGGAATGAATACGATCGCGCTCTACATCATGTGGAACTATCTCGAGGAGCAAGAGGGCGTCTTCGACTTCACCACGGACAGAAGGGATTTCGAGGGCTTCATCAAGCTGTGCCAGCAAGAGGACATGTGGGTGCTGCTCCGGCCGGGGCCGTATGTCTGCGGCGAGTGGGATCTGGGCGGCATTCCCTCGTATCTGCTGCGCAATGCGGATATCAAGCTACGGGTGAAATCGGCGGACGATCCGCATTACCTGGCCGCGGTACGCCGCTATTTCGATCAACTCATCCCCCGGGTGCGGCCGCTGATGATCGGCAATGGCGGACCGATCCTGATGATCCAGATCGAGAACGAGTACGGGTCGTACGGGAACGATCCCGGATATCCGGCGGAAATAAGGCAACTCTGGGTGGACGGCGGCATCGACGGGCCGTTCTACACCGAGGACGGCCTCGATCAGGTGCGATCCAACCACAGCAATGTCTCTGGCGGCGCGATCGCGCTGAGCGGCGGGAACGCGTCGGCTATCGCCGAGGCGCGCAAGGCTTTTCCGGCGGTACCCGCGATGGCCGGTGAGGTGTATCCCGGCTGGCTCACCCACTGGGGCGATGCCACCTTCCAGGGCGCCGACAGCGATATCTCGGCCGACCTGAAGGCCTTCATGGAGCAGGGCCTGTCCTTCAATATCTATGTGATCCACGGCGGCACCAGCTTCGGCTTCTTCGCCGGCGCCAACGCCGACAATTCATCCGGCAACTACCAGCCCGACATCACCAGCTACGACTATTGCGCGCCCATCACCGAACAAGGAGTGGCCACCGACCGCTATCGCACCTATCGGAACATCATCGGCAGCCATCTCACCACCCCGCTGCCCGATATCCCCGAACCGATTCCGACGCTCCCGGCCGAAACATTCACCCCGGAGCCGTACGCCTCGGTCTGGGACAACCTGCCCGCCGCCCTCCCCGCCGACCAGACCGACGATCCGCGGCCGTTCGAAATGTACGGCCAGAACTTCGGTTTCGCGCTCTACCGCAAACCGTTGACCGGCTATACCGGCGCGACGCTCGATATCAGGTGGGTGCACGACTACGCGACGGTATTCCTGAACGGCAGATATGCGGGCGGCTTCTCCCGCGCCCGGATCCCCGACGAACTCTCCATCGGCCTGAACGTCACCAACAACAACGAGCCGCTCACGCTGCGCGACCCCGGATCGACCGGCTCCGAACCGGTGCTCGACATTCTGGTAGAAGGCATGGGGCGCACCAACTTCGGGCATGCGATGGTCGACAGGAAGGGCATTCTGGAAACCGTTTCGCTGCGCAACGCCGGGCCGCTCACCGGCTGGCAGGTCTTCCTGCTGCCGATGGACGAGCCCTACATCGCGGGCCTCACGCCGACGGTGTCCGATCCGGGCAGGCCCGGATTGTTCTTCGCGGCCACCGTCACGCTGACCACCGTCGCCGACACCTACCTCGACATGTCGGGCTGGACAAAGGGTTTCGTCTACGTCAACGACCGGAATCTGGGCCGCTACTGGACCATCGGCCCGCAGCGGCGGCTGTTCTGCCCCGGCCCATGGCTGCGCGAGGGCGAGAACCGGATCATCGTCTTCGACCTGCATCAGACCGAGGCGAAGCCGATCACCTTCGCGCCGACCCTGTCCTGA
- a CDS encoding TetR/AcrR family transcriptional regulator produces MAPPTAPEDLTARARIRDAAFHHFGEYGFDAATIRGIAETAGVSSGLIRHHFGSKEALRDACDAYLARSLEQINDQVGADPALGEVNYVAVGTAAFGPYQRYLARALVEGRAAPFYDKLVELAEHWLIELDKKRTDAPEVPATARAAVGAAMALSVTVLRDHVQRTLGIDLTSREGSDLLARVLLDLYSHPYLSVEEAAAIRDRLPKI; encoded by the coding sequence ATGGCACCACCCACGGCCCCCGAGGACCTCACCGCGCGCGCCCGCATCCGGGACGCGGCATTCCATCACTTCGGCGAGTACGGCTTCGACGCGGCGACCATCCGGGGCATCGCCGAAACCGCAGGCGTCTCATCGGGTTTGATTCGGCACCACTTCGGCTCCAAGGAGGCGTTGCGCGACGCGTGCGACGCGTACCTGGCCAGGTCACTGGAGCAGATCAATGATCAGGTCGGCGCCGACCCGGCACTGGGCGAGGTCAACTACGTCGCGGTCGGCACGGCGGCCTTCGGGCCCTACCAGCGCTACCTGGCGCGGGCACTCGTCGAAGGACGGGCCGCGCCGTTCTACGACAAACTCGTCGAACTCGCCGAGCACTGGCTCATCGAACTCGACAAGAAGCGCACGGACGCACCCGAGGTGCCCGCCACCGCACGCGCGGCGGTGGGCGCGGCCATGGCGCTGTCGGTCACCGTGCTGCGCGACCACGTGCAGCGCACACTCGGCATCGACCTCACCAGCCGCGAGGGCAGCGATCTGCTCGCGCGGGTACTGCTCGATCTCTACTCGCACCCCTACCTCAGCGTCGAAGAAGCGGCCGCCATTCGCGACCGTTTACCAAAGATCTGA
- a CDS encoding TIM-barrel domain-containing protein, translated as MPTAGADSAGQLTDLTGVVVDGSMTTLSAGSAAVRVSFPNSRAVRVHLAPDGQFTDPAGDKIVLPTGTAPAVPNRVDRGDYWALSTDKLTLRAYKHPLRFALYDAADTRQIWAETAPLSWTQDSATQSLGRGEQEQFFGGGEQNGRFSHGDQTIKIFADDNWNDGGAPNSQPFYLSSNGYGVLRNTFAPGEYAFADPVRTTHKERRFDAIYVVGDHPEQVISAYTALVGRPFLPPIYGLEMGDSDCYLHNANRGERHTMDAVKIADGYVQNQIPNGWMLVNDGYGCGYENLRQVGEGLRNDGMQLGLWTENGLPHQDEEVKAGVRVRKLDVAWVGPGYQFALDGCDTAHRGIEDNSDARGFVWTPVSWAGAQRCAVLWSGDQSGSYDYIRWQIPTYAGSAMSGIAYNTGDVDGIFGGSPQTYTRDLQWKAFLPTIMSMDGWAPADKQPWRYGEPYTSINRKYLQLKERLLPYSYSYAVEANRTGVGQIRPLALAYPDDPATWGDQARYEFLCGKDFLVAPVYSDTEVRDGIYLPEGTWIDYWTGRTWTGPTTVDGYSAPLDTLPLFVRAGAVVPMWPDGTRSWRTRDTGVLDLDVYPQAEGAFTLTEDDGVTRAYQQGQQATQDFTVRTPDSGVEVTIGANVGSYQGKPAARRYELAVHTGSAPDAVRTDAGALTQRASKADLDSAPNGWWYDENDRGGIVYVKTDPVDAAASATVWLTGGSDSGFRTGSARR; from the coding sequence GTGCCTACGGCCGGCGCCGATTCGGCGGGCCAACTCACCGATCTCACCGGTGTTGTCGTCGACGGTTCGATGACGACGTTGTCCGCGGGTTCGGCCGCCGTGCGGGTGAGTTTTCCGAATTCCCGTGCGGTACGGGTGCATTTGGCTCCGGACGGGCAGTTCACCGATCCGGCGGGCGACAAGATCGTGCTGCCGACCGGGACCGCGCCCGCGGTTCCGAATAGGGTTGACAGGGGCGACTATTGGGCATTGTCGACCGACAAGTTGACCTTGCGCGCCTACAAACACCCGCTGCGTTTCGCGCTGTACGACGCCGCCGACACCCGGCAGATCTGGGCCGAGACGGCCCCGCTTTCCTGGACCCAGGACAGCGCCACTCAGAGTCTCGGTCGCGGCGAGCAGGAGCAGTTCTTCGGCGGCGGCGAACAGAACGGCCGATTCAGCCACGGCGACCAGACCATCAAGATCTTCGCCGACGACAACTGGAACGACGGCGGCGCACCGAATTCGCAGCCGTTCTACCTGTCCAGCAACGGATATGGCGTGCTGCGCAACACCTTCGCGCCCGGCGAATACGCCTTCGCGGATCCGGTGCGCACCACCCACAAGGAGCGCCGCTTCGACGCGATCTACGTCGTCGGCGACCACCCCGAGCAGGTGATCTCCGCCTACACCGCGCTGGTCGGCCGCCCGTTCCTGCCGCCGATCTACGGATTGGAGATGGGCGATTCCGACTGCTACCTGCACAATGCCAACCGCGGTGAACGCCACACGATGGATGCGGTGAAAATCGCGGACGGTTATGTGCAGAACCAGATTCCCAACGGCTGGATGCTCGTCAACGACGGATATGGTTGCGGCTACGAGAATTTGCGGCAGGTCGGCGAGGGTCTGCGCAACGACGGCATGCAGCTGGGCCTGTGGACCGAGAACGGACTGCCGCATCAGGACGAGGAGGTCAAGGCCGGGGTGCGGGTGCGCAAACTGGATGTGGCCTGGGTCGGTCCCGGCTATCAGTTCGCCCTCGACGGCTGTGATACCGCCCATCGCGGTATCGAAGACAACAGCGACGCACGCGGATTCGTCTGGACACCGGTGAGTTGGGCCGGGGCGCAACGGTGTGCGGTGTTGTGGAGCGGTGATCAGTCCGGCTCCTACGACTACATCCGCTGGCAGATCCCGACCTACGCCGGTTCGGCGATGTCCGGAATCGCCTACAACACCGGCGATGTCGACGGGATCTTCGGCGGCAGCCCGCAGACCTACACCAGGGACTTGCAATGGAAGGCCTTCCTGCCGACCATCATGTCGATGGACGGCTGGGCGCCCGCCGACAAACAACCGTGGCGCTACGGCGAACCGTACACCTCGATCAACCGAAAGTATTTGCAGCTCAAGGAAAGGCTGCTGCCATACAGCTACAGTTACGCCGTCGAGGCGAACCGGACCGGCGTCGGCCAGATCCGGCCGCTCGCGCTGGCGTATCCGGACGATCCCGCGACCTGGGGTGATCAGGCGCGCTACGAATTCCTCTGCGGCAAGGACTTTCTCGTCGCGCCGGTGTACAGCGATACCGAGGTGCGGGACGGGATCTACCTACCCGAGGGCACCTGGATCGACTACTGGACGGGTCGCACCTGGACGGGCCCGACCACGGTCGACGGCTACTCCGCTCCGCTGGACACCCTGCCGCTGTTCGTCCGCGCCGGGGCGGTGGTGCCGATGTGGCCCGACGGCACCCGATCGTGGCGGACCCGGGACACCGGCGTACTCGACCTGGACGTCTATCCGCAGGCCGAAGGCGCCTTCACGCTCACCGAGGACGACGGGGTGACCCGCGCCTATCAGCAGGGACAGCAGGCCACCCAGGACTTCACCGTGCGAACGCCCGACTCCGGGGTGGAGGTGACGATCGGCGCGAATGTCGGTTCGTATCAGGGGAAACCGGCCGCACGGCGTTATGAGCTCGCGGTGCACACCGGCTCCGCCCCGGATGCGGTGCGCACCGACGCGGGCGCGTTGACCCAGCGGGCCAGCAAGGCCGATCTCGACAGCGCTCCCAACGGCTGGTGGTATGACGAAAACGACCGCGGCGGAATCGTTTACGTCAAAACCGACCCGGTGGATGCGGCCGCGAGTGCGACGGTGTGGCTGACCGGCGGATCGGACAGCGGTTTCAGGACAGGGTCGGCGCGAAGGTGA